One window of the Perca flavescens isolate YP-PL-M2 chromosome 16, PFLA_1.0, whole genome shotgun sequence genome contains the following:
- the fyb1b gene encoding FYN-binding protein 1 isoform X1, whose amino-acid sequence MENKADVKTMMARFQASGASTDETSSTPPGRTKQPLHPTLSSGPNIQTRKPVLESLSGSAINIPPKPTFLKNTVSTKSDTEAREPNKAKALASRFENTQDDPNTNKKPFTVNKPVKPPLQAPEAKGPLQKSPLNKPFLSSTLSDPKPTFPKPYAAVNSKPSWVKEDSGGVLEQKRSSSFVNLKQQNESAGAATNTANTANTPNYTFKPPPKFKTVQNAFNKESDSAVKADEANKLAITATNSVVPPTPLASKKPSIKKPPKPSQNSSIVKDATSGPKRNPLPNSLALGPAPAKPNRPPNVNLESFRKGAVASDNGPGTFKKPILSTPLASHPSNHSNHVTPTPPPPALPSLPPQHPGAMIQQEEFYDDVDEFKSAPPPLPPSSGHPSQRAKEENDDDDDDGEMYEDLDERWEAIEQEKKKEKDEKEEKKRLEAEKKEQKEREKKEQDARKKFKLVGPLEVVHQGKARLDCRSSKTDLALKQGQSLDIIRVQGNPEGKWLGRTQDGSIGYVKTTSVEIDFNTLKSHAQQAHEPEVYDDIDVASPDNRMKRPGVVLPPLPGDEGEIYDDVVDPNLDVSPDSRSCPTKPRGFLWMFDRNRRLASTKEVPPPSQFTAEGNSDQPGAAIDDEIYDDIDSQNVPPLPPISSLPPLKGKSKTEEMDPKKQKKFEKEEKEFRKKFKYEAGIKVLYQVTIAPTLTNKKWGVKELPVKAGETLDVIVKAVDNKLICRNEEGKFGYVSTGHIVTDDGDIYDDIGDECIYDND is encoded by the exons ATG GAAAACAAAGCCGACGTAAAGACCATGATGGCTCGCTTCCAAGCGAGTGGGGCGAGCACTGACGAGACTTCTTCCACACCGCCTGGACGCACCAAACAACCCCTGCACCCCACCCTCTCCTCCGGCCCAAACATACAGACAAGAAAACCGGTATTGGAGAGCCTCTCAGGCAGTGCGATAAATATTCCTCCAAAACCTACTTTTCTGAAAAATACAGTATCAACTAAAAGTGATACAGAGGCACGTGAACCAAACAAAGCTAAAGCCCTGGCTAGCCGGTTTGAAAACACCCAGGATGACCCCAACACCAACAAAAAACCTTTCACTGTTAATAAACCCGTGAAGCCACCTTTGCAAGCTCCTGAAGCTAAAGGCCCTCTACAGAAGTCCCCTCTCAACAAGCCCTTCCTGAGCTCCACCCTGTCTGACCCCAAACCTACCTTTCCTAAACCTTATGCAGCAGTCAACTCCAAGCCCAGCTGGGTGAAAGAAGACAGTGGTGGAGTTTTAGAACAAAAACGAAGCAGCAGCTTTGTAAATTTAAAGCAGCAAAATGAATCTGCAGGAGCTGCCACGAACACTGCGAACACTGCGAACACTCCGAACTACACTTTTAAGCCGCCCCCCAAATTCAAGACTGTTCAGAATGCCTTCAACAAGGAGTCGGATAGTGCCGTGAAAGCAGACGAAGCCAACAAACTGGCAATCACTGCCACTAACTCAGTTGTTCCTCCAACACCCTTAGCCAGTAAAAAACCTAGCATCAAAAAACCTCCGAAGCCTTCTCAGAATAGCAGCATTGTCAAGGATGCCACTTCAGGCCCCAAGCGTAACCCCCTCCCCAACAGTTTAGCTTTGGGTCCTGCTCCTGCCAAGCCCAATCGACCCCCCAATGTCAACCTGGAGAGCTTTAGAAAAGGTGCCGTGGCCTCTGATAATG GTCCTGGCACCTTTAAGAAACCCATTCTCTCAACTCCTCTGGCCTCTCACCCCAGTAACCACAGCAACCATGTGACCCCGACTCCCCCTCCGCCCGCACTTCCTAGTCTGCCCCCACAACACCCTGGAGCCAT GATCCAGCAAGAGGAGTTCTATGATGATGTTGATGAATTCAAGAGTGCTCCTCCACCTCTACCACCGTCTTCAG GTCACCCAAGTCAGAGGGCAAAG GAGGAaaatgatgacgatgatgatgacggAGAGATGTATGAGGATCTTGATGAACGATG GGAAGCGATtgaacaagaaaagaaaaaagagaaagacgaaaaggaggagaaaaaacgGCTAGAGGCTGAGAAGAAGGAGCAGAAGGAACGTGAGAAGAAGGAACAAGATGCCAGAAAGAAGTTCAAA TTGGTTGGTCCCCTGGAGGTCGTCCACCAAGGGAAAGCTCGGTTGGATTGCCGAAGCAGTAAGACTGACCTTGCTCTGAAGCAGGGACAAAGCCTGGACATCATCCGTGTCCAGGGCAACCCAGAGGGAAAATGGTTGGGACGGACGCAGGACGGATCCA TTGGTTATGTGAAGACCACGTCAGTGGAAATTGACTTTAACACTCTGAAAAGTCATGCTCAGCAGGCGCACGAACCTGAGGTATATGATGACATTGACGTGGCGTCTCCTGATAACAG gatgAAAAGACCAGGAG TTGTTCTACCCCCGCTACCAGGAGACGAAGGAGAAATATATGATGATGTTGTTGATCCAAACCTGGACGTCAG TCCAGACTCCAGGTCTTGTCCTACGAAGCCTCGTGGCTTCCTGTGGATGTTTGACCGGAACAGACGTCTTGCCAGCACTAAAGA AGTGCCTCCACCCAGCCAGTTTACTGCAGAGGGGAATTCAG ATCAGCCAGGGGCAGCGATTGATGATGAGATATATGACGATATTGACTCTCAAAATGTGCCTCCCCTTCCTCCCATCAGCAG CCTTCCACCCCTGAAAGGCAAAAGCAAGACTGAAGAGATGGACCCAAAGAAGCAGAAAAAGTTcgagaaagaggagaaggaaTTCAGGAAAAAGTTTAAA TATGAGGCTGGGATAAAGGTGCTGTACCAGGTGACCATCGCCCCGACCCTTACTAACAAGAAGTGGGGTGTGAAGGAGCTCCCAGTCAAAGCAGGAGAGACACTGGACGTCATTGTTAAAGCCGTGGATAACAAACTCATCTGTCGGAACGAGGAGGGCAAGT ttggttATGTTTCGACCGGCCACATTGTAACTGA CGATGGCGATATCTACGATGATATTGGAGATG aGTGCATCTATGACAACGATTAG
- the fyb1b gene encoding FYN-binding protein 1 isoform X2, protein MENKADVKTMMARFQASGASTDETSSTPPGRTKQPLHPTLSSGPNIQTRKPVLESLSGSAINIPPKPTFLKNTVSTKSDTEAREPNKAKALASRFENTQDDPNTNKKPFTVNKPVKPPLQAPEAKGPLQKSPLNKPFLSSTLSDPKPTFPKPYAAVNSKPSWVKEDSGGVLEQKRSSSFVNLKQQNESAGAATNTANTANTPNYTFKPPPKFKTVQNAFNKESDSAVKADEANKLAITATNSVVPPTPLASKKPSIKKPPKPSQNSSIVKDATSGPKRNPLPNSLALGPAPAKPNRPPNVNLESFRKGAVASDNGPGTFKKPILSTPLASHPSNHSNHVTPTPPPPALPSLPPQHPGAMIQQEEFYDDVDEFKSAPPPLPPSSGHPSQRAKEENDDDDDDGEMYEDLDERWEAIEQEKKKEKDEKEEKKRLEAEKKEQKEREKKEQDARKKFKLVGPLEVVHQGKARLDCRSSKTDLALKQGQSLDIIRVQGNPEGKWLGRTQDGSIGYVKTTSVEIDFNTLKSHAQQAHEPEVYDDIDVASPDNRMKRPGVVLPPLPGDEGEIYDDVVDPNLDVRVPPPSQFTAEGNSDQPGAAIDDEIYDDIDSQNVPPLPPISSLPPLKGKSKTEEMDPKKQKKFEKEEKEFRKKFKYEAGIKVLYQVTIAPTLTNKKWGVKELPVKAGETLDVIVKAVDNKLICRNEEGKFGYVSTGHIVTDDGDIYDDIGDECIYDND, encoded by the exons ATG GAAAACAAAGCCGACGTAAAGACCATGATGGCTCGCTTCCAAGCGAGTGGGGCGAGCACTGACGAGACTTCTTCCACACCGCCTGGACGCACCAAACAACCCCTGCACCCCACCCTCTCCTCCGGCCCAAACATACAGACAAGAAAACCGGTATTGGAGAGCCTCTCAGGCAGTGCGATAAATATTCCTCCAAAACCTACTTTTCTGAAAAATACAGTATCAACTAAAAGTGATACAGAGGCACGTGAACCAAACAAAGCTAAAGCCCTGGCTAGCCGGTTTGAAAACACCCAGGATGACCCCAACACCAACAAAAAACCTTTCACTGTTAATAAACCCGTGAAGCCACCTTTGCAAGCTCCTGAAGCTAAAGGCCCTCTACAGAAGTCCCCTCTCAACAAGCCCTTCCTGAGCTCCACCCTGTCTGACCCCAAACCTACCTTTCCTAAACCTTATGCAGCAGTCAACTCCAAGCCCAGCTGGGTGAAAGAAGACAGTGGTGGAGTTTTAGAACAAAAACGAAGCAGCAGCTTTGTAAATTTAAAGCAGCAAAATGAATCTGCAGGAGCTGCCACGAACACTGCGAACACTGCGAACACTCCGAACTACACTTTTAAGCCGCCCCCCAAATTCAAGACTGTTCAGAATGCCTTCAACAAGGAGTCGGATAGTGCCGTGAAAGCAGACGAAGCCAACAAACTGGCAATCACTGCCACTAACTCAGTTGTTCCTCCAACACCCTTAGCCAGTAAAAAACCTAGCATCAAAAAACCTCCGAAGCCTTCTCAGAATAGCAGCATTGTCAAGGATGCCACTTCAGGCCCCAAGCGTAACCCCCTCCCCAACAGTTTAGCTTTGGGTCCTGCTCCTGCCAAGCCCAATCGACCCCCCAATGTCAACCTGGAGAGCTTTAGAAAAGGTGCCGTGGCCTCTGATAATG GTCCTGGCACCTTTAAGAAACCCATTCTCTCAACTCCTCTGGCCTCTCACCCCAGTAACCACAGCAACCATGTGACCCCGACTCCCCCTCCGCCCGCACTTCCTAGTCTGCCCCCACAACACCCTGGAGCCAT GATCCAGCAAGAGGAGTTCTATGATGATGTTGATGAATTCAAGAGTGCTCCTCCACCTCTACCACCGTCTTCAG GTCACCCAAGTCAGAGGGCAAAG GAGGAaaatgatgacgatgatgatgacggAGAGATGTATGAGGATCTTGATGAACGATG GGAAGCGATtgaacaagaaaagaaaaaagagaaagacgaaaaggaggagaaaaaacgGCTAGAGGCTGAGAAGAAGGAGCAGAAGGAACGTGAGAAGAAGGAACAAGATGCCAGAAAGAAGTTCAAA TTGGTTGGTCCCCTGGAGGTCGTCCACCAAGGGAAAGCTCGGTTGGATTGCCGAAGCAGTAAGACTGACCTTGCTCTGAAGCAGGGACAAAGCCTGGACATCATCCGTGTCCAGGGCAACCCAGAGGGAAAATGGTTGGGACGGACGCAGGACGGATCCA TTGGTTATGTGAAGACCACGTCAGTGGAAATTGACTTTAACACTCTGAAAAGTCATGCTCAGCAGGCGCACGAACCTGAGGTATATGATGACATTGACGTGGCGTCTCCTGATAACAG gatgAAAAGACCAGGAG TTGTTCTACCCCCGCTACCAGGAGACGAAGGAGAAATATATGATGATGTTGTTGATCCAAACCTGGACGTCAG AGTGCCTCCACCCAGCCAGTTTACTGCAGAGGGGAATTCAG ATCAGCCAGGGGCAGCGATTGATGATGAGATATATGACGATATTGACTCTCAAAATGTGCCTCCCCTTCCTCCCATCAGCAG CCTTCCACCCCTGAAAGGCAAAAGCAAGACTGAAGAGATGGACCCAAAGAAGCAGAAAAAGTTcgagaaagaggagaaggaaTTCAGGAAAAAGTTTAAA TATGAGGCTGGGATAAAGGTGCTGTACCAGGTGACCATCGCCCCGACCCTTACTAACAAGAAGTGGGGTGTGAAGGAGCTCCCAGTCAAAGCAGGAGAGACACTGGACGTCATTGTTAAAGCCGTGGATAACAAACTCATCTGTCGGAACGAGGAGGGCAAGT ttggttATGTTTCGACCGGCCACATTGTAACTGA CGATGGCGATATCTACGATGATATTGGAGATG aGTGCATCTATGACAACGATTAG
- the LOC114571538 gene encoding coiled-coil domain-containing protein 80 — protein sequence MLKLTGTGDKASGTVELFPLNGRSQSEVEPLSRDMVNNLREQLKISKDYFSMLVVGKDSDVKAWFPSPMWSLDSIYDLVDSMELRLQEEKLQKKLGIHCPEDRGIGGSEGGHYHGYDEDGAEETYLYHQSEE from the exons GGTTGAACTATTTCCCCTCAACG GTCGTAGTCAGAGTGAAGTTGAGCCGTTATCCCGTGACATGGTCAACAATCTGAGAGAACAGCTGAAGATCAGTAAGGACTATTTCAGCATGCTGGTTGTGGGGAAGGATAGCGATGTCAAGGCGTGGTTCCCATCACCCATGTGGTCCCTGGATAGCATCTACGACCTGGTGGACTCAATGGAGCTACGCCTCCAGGAAGAGAAGCTGCAGAAAAAACTGGGGATCCACTGCCCTGAGGACAGAGGGATAGGAGGCAGTGAGGGGGGGCATTATCACGGCTATGATGAAGACGGGGCGGAGGAGACGTACTTGTATCACCAGTCAGAGGAATGA